One genomic region from Armatimonadota bacterium encodes:
- a CDS encoding heparinase II/III family protein translates to MLMLTLLLQAIIAQAQPANLARLDGAVAIADSTHRDRWGIDGYHAHLAIDGNTNSAGDGMRTTSWASDNWEVTHSLTVIFPAEADLESVRIHWAGSLAPSRVVVSGLIGGQWEELGAYGPAGNEAVSSAWTGQAANVAAVRIIQPPDAANLGADRRMWVAELEAFGQVSEPRVPVDVRATRERVESELLALRRAEDDTRKAPVIARAMSPLKTRGFQGIVNREDVARGRENVATRPWAKQALEAIQRDADWWVAKDDQYIRSLIPGGNPRAICPSFEKGCPIHGGARSTFSATLEKPYVWKCSKGGEEWFDGAVVKNPATGEDVVVHDDGSGWLAPEGFPNAGRRYYFVAAYRYYLLGKLFSSPYEPDGGSEYRGETPIMQLSLAYALTGEPQYAHKAAVMLTRLADLYPGYDGCVEGPSQRQDGYIGQTFERFLVQNLILCCDLIWDEVMQDQQLADDLAAQGLVDLNGDGRVSGADVAHHLQRNLLAHIYEYLHRLIPYLDGDFWMYEMTALAALANSTGNPELAAEALESDLGLRVLLQNSWFRDGKYIYDSTGYNQGNAETILRIAEWIYGFQAPPQYPEPLDPYHHPDYRLTMLYDFLRHVDCDGRVPQIGDVGGARSVSLRTTPPYAWYFERALVRLPELRDYYAGQLMAAAGGDLEQLRLGGADWWTIFHAGPPLEAEAATVEPPRSHLFDDSGIAILRAGDTAATRMHVPFTFSRGAYGHGHPDKLAINIFRYGYDFSADLGYPTTWTDLKSGGWEKHTASHCLVMLNEGGQTGNVTGKLSYFATEPACDAVEASCEAAYPGTSLYRRTLALVRDPNGEPLYLADIFRVAGARTRDYLFHSLAAPENLTVTLDQPADWTHQPEGCLLGEDVPPMTRAGYGFLFDLHRAHTAGNLKASWEFRKGVSQPDRYLLTRRQFTNCDVRFTMIRTGKAGGDRERAVFVFATQPSTVQSRRVIMLPATELSVGKPVKVEVKVRGAQATMTVDGRPSGRVDVTGSPGESGSVGLLHYYNYDWEYRDFEITPDGGDTIRMNFEAPLSEADWARIDPTYSAAAGALKVSDKTGGALHLFAAGSPGREVIRAAAEGYGVRGQAPLEGHLILRDIREDTAQGTAFLTVLEAVDGPSSVTAMQRLEITPSGDGTLTDCDAVAMRVEASDSAGPRVDYVLSALDMDTVRQLQVDGHNIRFRGAFGLVTTRSGQPTKLMLVGGGELACDGHTLSSPGNLTGQVVTVDPSAPAISVRLDDRCPTPDASLVGSKIKLENQAYVCPAVYTITSVEALPEGLWRLGLNMPLTVARGAIASVNAGNASFASRTPVMKLRMNPGIFNGKPARALPDGAPVRLTTATESAFVLADPAAISDFHPEGEYEILDVGVGDPFTIVTHKSLALAAN, encoded by the coding sequence ATGCTCATGCTCACGCTTCTTCTTCAGGCAATTATCGCACAGGCGCAGCCCGCGAACCTCGCCCGTCTGGACGGCGCGGTGGCAATCGCCGACAGCACCCATCGGGATCGCTGGGGCATCGACGGCTACCACGCGCATCTCGCCATCGATGGCAACACTAATAGCGCGGGCGACGGAATGCGCACTACCAGTTGGGCATCCGACAATTGGGAGGTCACCCATTCACTGACCGTGATCTTCCCGGCCGAGGCCGATCTGGAGTCCGTGCGCATCCACTGGGCCGGCTCGCTTGCTCCCTCGCGCGTGGTTGTTTCGGGTCTCATCGGCGGCCAGTGGGAGGAGTTGGGGGCATATGGCCCCGCCGGGAATGAGGCGGTGTCCAGTGCATGGACGGGACAGGCAGCGAATGTGGCCGCCGTCCGCATCATCCAGCCGCCGGATGCCGCGAATCTCGGAGCCGACCGCCGCATGTGGGTCGCCGAGCTGGAGGCCTTCGGGCAGGTCTCGGAACCTCGCGTGCCGGTTGACGTAAGGGCAACCCGGGAACGCGTCGAGAGCGAACTCCTTGCCCTGCGCAGAGCCGAAGATGATACGCGCAAGGCGCCGGTCATCGCGCGGGCGATGAGCCCCCTCAAGACCCGAGGCTTCCAGGGCATCGTGAACCGCGAGGACGTTGCCCGAGGCCGCGAGAACGTGGCCACGCGTCCGTGGGCGAAACAAGCTCTGGAAGCCATTCAGCGCGACGCCGACTGGTGGGTGGCGAAAGACGACCAGTACATCCGCAGCCTCATCCCCGGGGGCAATCCGAGGGCGATCTGCCCCAGTTTCGAGAAGGGCTGCCCGATCCACGGCGGCGCCCGGAGCACCTTCAGCGCTACCCTCGAGAAGCCCTATGTCTGGAAGTGCTCCAAGGGCGGCGAAGAATGGTTCGACGGGGCGGTGGTAAAGAATCCCGCCACCGGCGAAGACGTGGTGGTGCATGACGACGGCAGTGGCTGGCTGGCTCCCGAGGGCTTCCCAAATGCCGGCCGGCGTTATTACTTCGTTGCCGCGTACCGCTACTACTTGCTTGGGAAGCTTTTCTCGTCACCCTACGAGCCCGACGGGGGTTCCGAGTATCGTGGCGAAACCCCGATCATGCAGCTTTCGCTCGCCTACGCGCTCACGGGCGAGCCCCAATACGCCCACAAGGCCGCAGTGATGCTCACGCGCCTCGCCGACCTGTACCCCGGCTATGACGGCTGTGTCGAAGGCCCCAGTCAGCGTCAGGACGGTTACATCGGCCAGACTTTCGAGCGTTTTCTGGTGCAGAACCTCATTCTGTGCTGCGACCTCATCTGGGACGAGGTCATGCAGGACCAGCAGCTCGCCGACGACCTCGCCGCGCAGGGACTTGTTGACCTGAACGGCGATGGCAGGGTATCCGGCGCGGACGTGGCCCACCACTTGCAGCGCAATCTCCTCGCTCATATCTACGAGTACCTGCACCGGTTGATCCCGTACCTCGACGGGGACTTCTGGATGTACGAGATGACAGCCCTCGCGGCGCTGGCCAATTCAACTGGCAACCCGGAACTCGCCGCCGAAGCGCTGGAAAGCGACCTGGGCCTGCGGGTGCTCCTGCAGAACTCTTGGTTCCGCGATGGGAAATACATCTACGATTCAACCGGCTACAACCAGGGCAACGCGGAGACGATCCTGCGCATTGCCGAGTGGATATACGGCTTCCAGGCGCCGCCGCAGTACCCGGAGCCGTTGGACCCGTATCACCACCCCGACTACCGCCTGACGATGCTGTACGACTTCCTGCGCCACGTGGACTGCGACGGCAGGGTACCTCAGATCGGCGACGTGGGCGGGGCGCGCTCCGTGAGCCTGCGCACCACGCCGCCCTATGCGTGGTATTTCGAGCGCGCCCTGGTGCGGCTGCCTGAACTGCGGGACTACTACGCCGGGCAACTCATGGCCGCGGCCGGGGGCGATCTGGAGCAGCTTCGTCTCGGCGGCGCGGACTGGTGGACCATCTTCCATGCAGGCCCGCCGCTGGAGGCAGAAGCAGCGACGGTAGAGCCGCCGCGCTCCCACCTGTTCGACGACAGCGGCATTGCGATCCTGCGCGCCGGTGACACTGCCGCCACACGCATGCACGTGCCCTTCACCTTCAGCCGCGGCGCGTACGGCCACGGCCACCCGGACAAGCTGGCCATCAACATCTTCCGTTACGGCTATGACTTCAGCGCCGACCTGGGCTACCCCACCACCTGGACGGACCTGAAAAGCGGCGGCTGGGAGAAGCACACCGCAAGCCACTGCCTGGTGATGTTGAACGAGGGCGGTCAGACGGGCAATGTGACCGGCAAGCTCTCGTACTTCGCCACCGAACCCGCGTGCGACGCAGTGGAGGCTTCCTGCGAGGCAGCTTACCCGGGGACCAGTCTCTACCGCCGCACGCTGGCGCTGGTCCGCGACCCGAACGGTGAGCCACTGTATCTTGCCGACATCTTCCGGGTGGCAGGAGCGAGGACTCGAGATTATCTGTTCCACTCCCTGGCGGCTCCGGAAAACCTCACAGTGACCCTCGACCAGCCCGCCGACTGGACCCACCAGCCCGAAGGGTGCCTTCTCGGCGAAGATGTGCCGCCCATGACCCGCGCCGGCTACGGATTCCTGTTCGACCTGCACCGTGCACACACGGCCGGCAATCTGAAGGCCTCCTGGGAGTTCCGCAAAGGCGTCTCCCAGCCCGACCGCTATCTCCTGACCCGCCGGCAGTTCACCAACTGCGACGTGCGATTCACCATGATCCGCACCGGCAAAGCGGGAGGCGACCGCGAACGCGCCGTCTTCGTCTTCGCCACCCAGCCCTCCACGGTGCAAAGCCGCCGGGTCATCATGCTCCCGGCCACCGAGCTGTCCGTGGGCAAGCCGGTGAAGGTCGAGGTGAAGGTCCGCGGCGCCCAGGCGACGATGACTGTCGACGGCCGGCCCTCGGGCCGCGTGGATGTGACGGGTTCACCGGGGGAGAGCGGATCCGTAGGGCTTCTTCACTACTACAACTACGACTGGGAATACCGCGATTTCGAGATCACTCCCGACGGTGGCGATACCATCCGCATGAACTTCGAAGCGCCGCTCTCCGAGGCCGACTGGGCGCGCATTGACCCCACCTACTCGGCGGCCGCGGGCGCATTGAAGGTCTCCGATAAGACAGGCGGGGCGCTGCACCTGTTCGCGGCAGGGAGCCCCGGGCGCGAGGTAATCCGGGCCGCCGCCGAAGGTTACGGGGTCCGCGGGCAGGCGCCTTTGGAAGGCCATCTTATCCTGCGAGACATCCGTGAAGACACGGCCCAGGGCACGGCGTTTCTCACGGTGTTGGAGGCAGTAGACGGCCCATCATCCGTCACCGCAATGCAGCGCCTCGAGATCACACCATCGGGGGATGGGACGCTCACGGACTGCGATGCCGTGGCCATGCGTGTTGAGGCCAGTGACAGTGCTGGGCCGCGCGTGGACTACGTTCTCAGCGCGCTTGATATGGATACGGTTCGGCAGTTGCAGGTGGACGGCCATAATATCCGATTCCGGGGGGCCTTCGGACTCGTTACCACCCGCTCGGGCCAACCGACGAAACTGATGCTCGTGGGCGGCGGGGAATTGGCGTGCGACGGTCACACACTCTCGTCGCCCGGCAACCTCACTGGGCAGGTTGTGACCGTGGACCCATCGGCGCCCGCGATCTCGGTGCGTCTGGATGACCGCTGCCCCACGCCGGACGCAAGTCTCGTAGGTTCGAAGATCAAGCTGGAGAACCAGGCCTACGTCTGTCCCGCCGTTTACACGATTACATCCGTAGAGGCCCTCCCGGAGGGTCTCTGGCGCCTGGGCCTGAATATGCCCCTCACCGTTGCCCGCGGGGCGATTGCCTCCGTCAACGCGGGCAACGCGAGCTTCGCCAGCCGCACGCCAGTGATGAAGCTGCGGATGAACCCGGGGATCTTCAATGGGAAACCGGCACGGGCCCTGCCCGACGGAGCACCCGTGCGCCTGACGACTGCGACGGAGAGCGCTTTCGTTTTGGCGGACCCGGCGGCGATCTCCGACTTCCACCCCGAGGGCGAGTATGAGATCCTGGACGTGGGCGTGGGCGACCCGTTCACCATCGTGACCCACAAGTCCCTGGCGCTAGCAGCGAACTGA